Proteins encoded together in one Impatiens glandulifera chromosome 1, dImpGla2.1, whole genome shotgun sequence window:
- the LOC124913398 gene encoding uncharacterized protein LOC124913398, producing the protein MIVNRLNYRSSHSQPQSSSSMELRRKLAHIIYRHRQVQNAFNQLKSQIKTGLTEAEDVFASLAIPLVKLVGLKTEEMADEGRFNTILTKHDSNSQDSRMNDLEMEMEVKSHSASSGKEKSYQEICYGTQASIIAEDLRNRQKLQLTRLIYILKGIETQVNSSQNDILQTLADNRDSILRFFQKAFTFIAAVCQSDQTHSTLPVTVKILQDACKRIGEVLSSVEEGVEDMIHELAKHLCTPMIEYVKCLKAELAAEPILQLLAIVDQMELAMIDGKLELNESRKTRRLAEERSVEAFTRLKKSEEKIVKMKEFLGFLLESRKGSMDHVLGKQELVGGDQYQGKDEKIMYEVLKKKRKNSVSVSPLGPGQLQCIGFHNHLNDPRRKSTAIAGKWLNIRNPSRVTTPHTTNLDLRLPLGSSPSLVNLSCKRLKKG; encoded by the exons ATGATCGTCAATCGCCTGAACTACCGAAGTTCTCATTCTCAACCGCAATCTTCGTCGTCAATGGAGCTCCGGCGAAAACTGGCACATATTATCTATCGTCACCGTCAAGTGCAGAACGCATTCAATCAGCTGAAGTCGCAGATCAAGACCGGCTTGACTGAA GCTGAGGATGTATTCGCGTCTCTAGCTATTCCATTGGTGAAGCTAGTTGGTCTGAAAACTGAGGAAATGGCGGATGAAGGAAGATTCAACACAATTTTGACGaaacatgattcaaattctCAA GATAGCAGGATGAACGATCTAGAAATGGAGATGGAGGTAAAATCACATTCGGCTTCAAGTGGAAAAGAGAAAAGTTATCAA GAAATATGCTATGGAACTCAAGCATCCATTATTGCAGAAGATCTTAGAAATAGACAGAAACTGCAGCTAACACGACTAATTTATATCCTTAAAGGAATTGAAACTCAAGTTAACTCTAGCCAGAATGACATCCTTCAGACTCTTGCAGATAATAGGGATTCCATCCTGAGGTTCTTCCAAAAAGCCTTTACATTTATAGCTGCAGTTTGTCAATCAGATCAAACTCATTCCACACTTCCTGTCACTGTAAAGATCCTTCAAGATGCATGTAAGCGAATAGGTGAAGTACTTAGTTCAGTAGAGGAAGGTGTAGAAGACATGATTCATGAACTAGCTAAACATCTGTGTACACCAATGATTGAGTATGTCAAATGCCTGAAGGCTGAATTAGCAGCTGAACCAATTCTTCAACTTTTGGCTATAGTGGATCAGATGGAATTAGCTATGATAGATGGAAAACTGGAGTTGAATGAATCAAGAAAGACTAGGAGATTAGCTGAAGAGAGAAGTGTTGAGGCTTTTACTAGATTAAAGAAATCAGAAGAGAAAATAGTCAAAATGAAAGAGTTCTTAGGGTTTCTTCTAGAATCCAGAAAAGGGTCCATGGATCATGTTCTTGGCAAACAGGAG TTGGTTGGTGGAGATCAATATCAGGGGAAAGATGAGAAGATAATGTATGAAGTgctgaaaaagaaaaggaaaaactCTGTATCTGTTAGTCCACTTGGACCTGGACAGCTTCAATGCATAGGGTTCCATAACCATTTGAATGATCCTAGAAGGAAGAGTACAGCCATAGCTGGTAAATGGTTGAATATAAGAAACCCTTCTAGAGTGACGACTCCACATACCACTAACTTGGACCTTAGACTGCCACTTGGGTCATCACCATCATTGGTTAATTTGTCATGCAAACGACTGAAAAAAGGTTAG
- the LOC124913391 gene encoding E3 ubiquitin-protein ligase ORTHRUS 2-like produces the protein MTSITQLLSLYMVCKTSSSEEEKLAKMGKEPSDSYRAKRADKGNASSGRIFVTVPPDHFGSILAENDPIDNTWVLVGRGWEFRLECRQWGVHLPHIADSGISGQSKYGAQSVVLSGGYEDDGEWFLYTRSGGRDLTGNKRTNKDQSSDQEFKKHNPVRVIRSHKEKRSSYAPVNNPEKGIKGLRYDGIYRVEKCWRKKRKQGFKVCRYLFVRCDNEPAPWSSDGRGDVVRALPDIPELEDATDVFERKESPMWDYDNEDGKWKWTKPPPVTQKKSASNEGSKVKGKGKGTAGGQAKNKDKKELCCRLCKELMVSPVMTPCSCTFCKGCLEDKFSGKKFIRERSTASGRSLRTQKIVMKCPSCTNDIAEFLQNPQVNRDMQMVIADAENVNEEAAEEEEEPEDEVGSEEDAAPKRAKVEEAVDEKTKSKEETTQTQIN, from the exons ATGACTTCCATCACTCAACTTCTATCACTATATATGGTTTGCAAAACCTCCTCGTCGGAAGAGGAGAAACTTGCAAAGATGGGAAAGGAACCTTCGGATTCTTATAGAGCAAAACGGGCTGACAAAGGAAATGCTTCAAGTGGGAGGATATTTGTGACAGTACCACCAGACCATTTTGGATCAATTCTTGCCGAGAATGATCCTATAGATAATACATGGGTTTTGGTCGGTCGTGGTTGGGAGTTTCGCTTAGAATGCAGACAATGGGGTGTTCATCTCCCTCATATTGCTGACAGTGGCATTAGTGGTCAATCCAAATACGGAGCACAATCTGTTGTGCTTTCTGGTGGATATGAGGATGATGGAGAATGGTTCCTTTATACTAGAAG CGGTGGAAGAGATCTAACTGGAAACAAACGGACAAATAAGGACCAGTCAAGTGATCAAGAATTCAAGAAACACAATCCTGTTCGAGTCATTAG GTCTCATAAAGAAAAACGATCTTCATATGCTCCAGTAAACAATCCAGAAAAGGGTATTAAGGGGTTAAGATATGATGGAATCTACAGGGTTGAAAAATGCTGGCGAAAGAAGAGAAAACAG GGTTTCAAGGTCTGCCGGTACTTGTTTGTTAGATGCGATAACGAACCTGCACCATGGTCAAG TGATGGACGAGGAGATGTGGTGAGGGCTCTCCCTGATATACCCGAGCTGGAAGATGCTACAGATGTTTTCGAGAGGAAAGAAAGCCCTATGTGGGATTATGAT AATGAAGATGGTAAATGGAAGTGGACAAAACCTCCACCTGTTACCCAAAAGAAATCTGCTTCTAATGAAGGAAgtaaagttaaaggtaaaggTAAAGGAACTGCTGGTGGTCAGGCAAAGAATAAGGATAAGAAAG AGCTGTGTTGCCGTTTATGTAAAGAGTTGATGGTTTCTCCCGTGATGACTCCTTGTTCTTGCACCTTCTGCAAAGGGTGTTTGGAAGATAAGTTTTCTGGGAAGAAGTTCATCAGAGAACGTTCAACTGCTAGTGGGCGTAGCCTTCGCACTCAGAAGATCGTAATGAAGTGCCCCTCATGTACAAATGAcattgctgaattccttcaaaACCCGCAg GTGAATAGGGATATGCAGATGGTCATTGCTGATGCAGAAAATGTTAACGAGGAAGCTgcagaggaggaagaagaaccTGAAGATGAAGTTGGTTCGGAAGAAGATGCAGCTCCCAAACGGGCAAAGGTTGAAGAAGCTGTTGATGAGAAAACTAAGTCCAAGGAAGaaacaacacaaacacaaattaaCTGA